Genomic window (Bosea sp. (in: a-proteobacteria)):
CGCCATGCCGGCATCGGCATCCTCGAAATCCTCGTCCATGCCGAGCAGGCTGCGCTCGGCGGCGTTGCGCAGCTCGCGCACATTGCCGGGCCAGTCCTGCCGCGTCAGCCTTTGCAGCGCGTCGCGCCCGAGCGGCGGAGCAGAGCGTCCGATGCGCGCGGCGGCGAGCGCCAGGAAGTGCTGGAACAGCACGGGGATATCCTCGCGCCGGTCGCGCAGCGGCGGCAGGCGCAGCGTCACGACGTTGAGCCGGTAGACCAGGTCCTCGCGGAAGCCGCCGGCGCGGGCGAGCGCGGCGAGGTCGGTCTTGGTCGCGGCGACGATGCGGATGTCGACCGCGATTTCCTTGTTGGAGCCGAGGCGCTCGATCCGCCGCTCCTGAAGCGCGCGCAGCAGCCGCACCTGCGCCGCGATCGGCATCGATTCGATCTCGTCGAGGAAGAGGGTGCCGCCGCTGGCATGCTCGATCTTGCCGATCCGCCGCTCGCGCGCGCCGGTGAAGGCGCCGGCCTCGTGGCCGAACAGCTCGCTTTCGATCATCGTCTCGGGGATCGCCCCGCAATTCACCGCGACGAAGCGTCCGGCCCGGCGGCTGCAGAGATCGTGCAGCGCGCGCGCCGCGACCTCCTTGCCGGTCCCGGTCTCGCCGAAAAGCAGCACGTCCGTATCGGCCTCGGCCAGCAATGCGAGCCGGCCGCGCAGCCGCGCGATCGCCGGCGAATGGCCGACGAGGCGTGCGGCCCAGGGGTCCTCGGGCGCCGCGCCCGCCTTCAGCGCGCGGTTCTCGATGATGAGGCGGCGGTATTCGCTGGCGCGCCTGATCGTCTCGATCAGCCGGACGGGATCGGCCGGCTTTTCAACGAAATCCCAGGCACCTTCGCGGATCGCCTTGACCGCCATGGGAACATCGGCATGACCGGTGATCAGCACCACCGGGATCTCTGCGTCGATCGCGGTCACGGCCGAAAGCAGCCCGAAGCCGTCGCGGCCGGGCATGCGCACGTCGCTGACCAGCACGACGGCGGACTCGCGGGCAAGCCCGGTCAGAGCGGCGTCGCCGCTGCGTCGGGCCAGGACCGTGAAGCCTTCCAGCTCCAGCGTCAGCCGCCAGGCTTCCAGCACCTCGGCATCGTCGTCGACGAGGATGATCTGCGGCGCGCTCATGCGTCGATTTCCAGCGGAGCCATGACGTGGAGGGTCGTCCCTTCGAGCGTGATCAGGAAGCGCGTGCCGGCGGGGCCGGTCGCGGCGACGGAAAGCGTGCCGCCGAGATCCTTGATGATGTTGTAGGACAGCGACAGCCCGAGGCCGAGCCCGGAGCCGACCGGCTTGGTCGTGAAGAACGGATCGAAGATCCGTTCCAGATGGACCCGGTCGATGCCGGGGCCGCTGTCCTCGACCCAGATCGCGACCCCGTGGCCGGCACGCCGCGCGCCGACCGCGATGGTCGCGCCCTCGGTGCCCGCGACGGCGTCGAGCGCGTTGGCGATCAGGTTGACCAGCACCTGTTCGAGCCGGATCTCCTCGGCATGGACATAAAGCTTGCCGGCCGGCACCTCGCGCCGCAGCCTGACCCGCTCGGCCTCGAAGCGCGGCCCGAACAGCGAGAGCGCGGTCTCGATCACCGCGCCGACCTCGACGGGGACGAGTACCACGCCGGGCTTGCGGGCGAAGCGTCTGAGATGCGCGATCAGCTCGGCCGCGCGCGTCGTCAGCGCCTGGATGCGGCCGATCGCCTTCCGCGCCTCCTCGGGCCGGCCCCGCTCCAGCAGGCGCGCGCCGTTATGGGCATGCGAGCGGATCGCGGCGAGCGGCTGGTTGAGCTCGTGGCTCAGGCCCGCCGCCATCTGGCCCAGCGCCGCGAGCTTGGCCGCCTGGATCAGGTCGTCGCGCGTCTGCCGGAAGACGGCGAGCGCGCGGGCGAGGTCGCCAAGCTCGTCATTGCCCGTCTGCGGCGGCAGCGCCGAGGACTGGCCGCCGGCGATGCTGGTCGCTGCCTCGGTCAGGACGCGCAAGCGGGCGACGAGATGGCGCCGGACATAGAACCAGCCGATCGCGAGCGCGCCGATGAGCGAGGCCGCCGCGATGGCGAGCAGCAGGTCGCGGCCGAGCCGGATGGCTTGAGCCGAGCGGTCGGCGGCTTCCTTCGCCACGGCTTCCGTCCGCCGCACCTCCTGCGAGACCAGCGTGCCGAGCTCGGTGATGAGGCGGCGGCTTTCCGCGATCAGGCGCTGCGCATCGGCCGCCGCGGCGAGCTCCGCGCGCTTGAGGCCGGGCAGGCCGGCATTGGTGTCGGCGAGCCCGACCAGGCGCTGCGTGATCTGCCTGGCCGTGATCGTGTCGGCCCAGCCGGCGAGCGCCTTCGCCTCGACCTCGAGCTGGTCGACCGCCTCGCCGATGACATGGCCGGTCTGCTCCATGTCCTCCCGGGTCTGCACCGTGCCGAGCCGCCCGAACAGCCCGACGATCAGATTGGCCTGGGCGTTGAGCGTCATCAGCGCCTCGCTCTTGCGGGTCTCCTCGCGGATCGTGTTCGGCCTGCCGGGAGCTTCGCCGCCCTGGCCGAGCGCCGTCTCGATGTTGAAGCGGGCGTCGTCGATCAGCGGCTCGATCTCGTCGATGAGATCCGCCTGGAGCCAGCGCAATTCCTCGCTGATGCCGCGGATGCGCTCACCGAGCGTGAAGCGGCGCTCCGAGACCTCGTCGATCGCGGCGAGGTTGCGGCGGATCTCGGCGGCGACCGCGGTCAGCGCCGGGGCGTCGAAGCCGCTGCCCGCCCGCTCGGACAGGACCTTGTCGAGCTCGTTCAGGCGCTCCCCGACGAGGCGCCGGCCGCGATCGTAGCCGTCGCGCCGCTCGGCATTGGCGAGCTCGGGCATGCCGGCGATGACGCGGGCGCTGGCTTCGGCGAGCCGGGCGGCCGAGGCGAGGCCGGGCAGGTGGTCGCTGGCGATCGCCGCGAGCTCCTTGCTCAGCCGCTCATAGGAGATGACGCCGACGATGCCGGCGCCGACCGCGAAGAGGCCGACACCGAGGAAGGCCGCGATCAGCCGCCCGCCGATGCCGAAGCGCCGCCGGCGCCAAGGGGGCGTCACGGCCGGCAGCGTCATGGCCTGGCCCCGGTCTGGCTCTCGTCGCGCCAGCCCAGCGCCGCGAGCCGTTCGGCCGCCTGCCGCAGGCTGTCGCCGGCCTCTGCGGCGGAGGCCGCGATCGCGCTCCTGATCCGGGCTTCGATGCGCGCCTGCTCCTCGGGCACGGGCAGGCCGCGCGGCACGCGCGCGAGGTTGCGGAAGCGCGCCGGATCGTCCAGTTCGGCGGCTGAGACCGGCGGGCGCGTCAATGCCGCTCTCGCTCGTGTGAGCAGCCTGGCGGCCTCCTCGTCCGGGCGGCTTAGCAGGGCCGCTTCCATCGCCTGGAGGCTGCGCCAGAGCCGCGCATGCTCGGCCCGGCGGAAGGTGATCCATTCGTCGAAGATCAGGTTGACCAGTTCGTAGCGCCCAGCCGAGAGGCCGGCGTCGAAGCCCGTGCGGTTGAAGATGCCCTCGATCTCGGACAGATGCGGCGGCGTCTCCTGCGGGCCGTAGGCCGAGGGCGAGACGGCGAGGCGCCCGATTCGCGGCTCGCGCAGCATCCTCTGGCCTTCGGGCGAGAGCACGAAATCGATGAAGAGCTCGGCCTCCTCCGGGTTGGGCGAGCCCGCGAGCCTGGCGATGCTGGCCGGCGCGAACAGCGTCTCGCCCGGCAGCACGAAGCGGTTGCCCTCCTTGCCTGCGGCATTGGCCTCCGTCAGGAAATCGATCGAGATGCCGATGCCGAAGCGGCCCCGCGCGACGCCGGCGGTGACGCCGAAGCTGCGCGCCGTGATGGTCGCGAGGTTGCCGCCGATCGCCGACCACAGCGCCCAGCCGCGCTCCCAGCCGAGCGATTGCAGCAGCGCCTCGACCATCAGATGCGTCGTGCCCGAGCGGGAGGGCGAGGTCAGCCCGATATGGCCGGCATGGACGGGAGCTGCGAGATCGGCCCAGTTATGCGGCACCGGCAGGCCGCGCGCGGTGAGATAGGAGGGATTGTAGACCAGCCCGTAGCCCGAGACGGCGAAGCCGAGATAGCGGCCGCCCGGATCGTTGACCGGGTAGCCGGCGATGGTCTGCGGCGCGCCGGTCGGCCGTGGCTTCGACGGTGCCAGCAGGCCCGCGCGCTTCAAAAGCTCGAAGGCATCGGGCGCGGAGGCCCAGAACAGGTCGGCGTCCGGGCGCTTGTGCGTGCGGATGTCGATGACGGCGGCGGTGGTCTTGCGCTGCACGACCTCGACGGCGATGTCGGGATGCCGGTCGCGGAAGGCGCTGCGGAAGGGCTCGAAGAAGGAGGGTGGGAACGAGGTGATGATCTGGACGCGGCGCCCCTCGGCCATGCCGGTGGCGGCCCCGCCGAAAGCCAGCAGGATAAGGACGGCGAGCCTGATCGTGGCGGCATGGCGGGCCATGGCTTCCGTCATATCGCTACCCTGGCGACGGGCTCAAGCCTCCTCGCCGCGCCATTCGGCCGGCGCCGCTTCCCCGCAGTCGAGGCCGAGGAGGCCGATGGCGCGCGCCGCGATCTGGTCGACGATCGCCGCGATGTCGGTAGGCTTCAGATAGAAGGCCGGGACGGGCGGGGCGATGATCGCGCCATATTCGGTGACCTGCGCCATCGCGCGCAGATGGCCGAGATGCAGCGGGCTTTCCCGCGCCACCAGCACGAGCCGGCGCCGCTCCTTGAGCTGGACGTCGGCGGCGCGGGTCAGAAGGTCGCCGAGCTGGCCATAGGCGATGGCGCTGAGGCTGCGCATCGAGCAGGGCGCGACGATCATCCCGGCCGTGCGGAAGGAGCCGCTGGCGATGCTGGCGCCGATGTCGCGGTGATCGTGGCACTGCGCGGCGAGCGCGCGCGCCCGTGCCGGGGCCCCGGGGTCGATCTCGGTGGCGAGCGTCCGTTCCGCCGCCGGCGAGATCACCAGATGCGTCTCGATCCGCTTCGCCTCGGCGAGCCGCTCCAGCACCCTAAGCCCGATCGCCGCGCCCGAGGCGCCGCTGATCCCGACGACGACGCGTACCGCCCGGCTCATGGCGCCAGGCCCAGCGCAGGCCAGAGTGCGTCGATGCGGGCGACGACGGCGGGGTCCATCGCCATCGGCCGGCCCCAGTCCCGCTCGGTCTCCGGCGGCAGCTTGTTGGTGGCGTCGATGCCGAGCTTGCCGCCGAGCCCCGGCTTCGGCGAGGCGAAGTCGAGATAGTCGATCGGCGTGTCGGTCAAGGTGACGAGGTCGCGGCTGGCGTCGGCCCGGGTCGCCACCGCCCACATCACCTGCGCCCAGTCGCGCGGATCGATGTCCTCGTCGACCACGATCACGAGCTTGGTGTAGCTGAATTGCGGCAAGAGCGACCACAGGCCGAGCATCAGCCGTCGCGCCTGGCCCGGATAGCGCTTGGCGATGGCGACGACGGCGATCCGGTAGGAGCAGGCTTCCGGCGGCAGCCAGACGTCGGTGACCTCCGGGAACTGCCGTTGCAGCAGCGGCAGGAACAGCACGTTGAGCGCCTCGCCGATGCGCGAGGGCTCGTCCGGCGCCCGGCCGGTGAAGGTCGAGAGATAGAGGGCCGAGCGCCGCATCGTCACCGCCGTCACCCGCATCACCGGGAAGGGCTCGACCGCGTTGTAATAGCCGGTGTGGTCGCCGTAGGGGCCTTCGGGGGCCGTCTCCTCCGGCGAGACCAGCCCCTCGATCACGATCTCGGCCTCGGCCGGCACCGCAAGCGGAACGCTGACGCAAGGAACGAGCGAGGGCCGCTCGCCGCGCAGGAGGCCGGAGAAGTTGAGCTCGGCAACCGTCTCGGGCAGCGGCAGCACGGCGGAGAGGATCGTCGCCGGATCGGCCCCGATCACGACCGCGACCGGCATCTCGCGGCCGGCCTTGCGCCATTGCGCATGGTGGCGCGCCCCGCCGCGATGGGCGAGCCAGCGCAGGATGGCGCGGTCGCGCCCGATGACCTGCATGCGATAGACGCCGAGATTACTCTCGTCCCCGGCCGAGGGCTCGGGCGGCACCGTCAGCACCAGCGGCCAGGTGATCAGCGGCGCCGGCTCGCCCGGCCAGCAGAGCTGCACCGGCAGTCCGCCGAGGTCGATCGCCTCGCCCCGGAACACCAGCTCCTGCACCGGCGCGCGCCGGCTTTCGCGCGGCCGCATCGACAAGGCCGCCCGCGCCAGCGGCAGCGCCTGCCAGGCTTGCTTGAGCCCGCGCGGTGGCCTGGGCTCGCGCAGCTCGGCGAGCGTGCGTCCGAGCGTGGGGATGTTCTCCGCCGCGACGCCGAGCCCCCAGGCGACGCGCTCGACCGTGCCGAAGAGATTTGTCAGGAGC
Coding sequences:
- a CDS encoding ABC transporter substrate-binding protein, yielding MTEAMARHAATIRLAVLILLAFGGAATGMAEGRRVQIITSFPPSFFEPFRSAFRDRHPDIAVEVVQRKTTAAVIDIRTHKRPDADLFWASAPDAFELLKRAGLLAPSKPRPTGAPQTIAGYPVNDPGGRYLGFAVSGYGLVYNPSYLTARGLPVPHNWADLAAPVHAGHIGLTSPSRSGTTHLMVEALLQSLGWERGWALWSAIGGNLATITARSFGVTAGVARGRFGIGISIDFLTEANAAGKEGNRFVLPGETLFAPASIARLAGSPNPEEAELFIDFVLSPEGQRMLREPRIGRLAVSPSAYGPQETPPHLSEIEGIFNRTGFDAGLSAGRYELVNLIFDEWITFRRAEHARLWRSLQAMEAALLSRPDEEAARLLTRARAALTRPPVSAAELDDPARFRNLARVPRGLPVPEEQARIEARIRSAIAASAAEAGDSLRQAAERLAALGWRDESQTGARP
- a CDS encoding ATP-binding protein, which gives rise to MTLPAVTPPWRRRRFGIGGRLIAAFLGVGLFAVGAGIVGVISYERLSKELAAIASDHLPGLASAARLAEASARVIAGMPELANAERRDGYDRGRRLVGERLNELDKVLSERAGSGFDAPALTAVAAEIRRNLAAIDEVSERRFTLGERIRGISEELRWLQADLIDEIEPLIDDARFNIETALGQGGEAPGRPNTIREETRKSEALMTLNAQANLIVGLFGRLGTVQTREDMEQTGHVIGEAVDQLEVEAKALAGWADTITARQITQRLVGLADTNAGLPGLKRAELAAAADAQRLIAESRRLITELGTLVSQEVRRTEAVAKEAADRSAQAIRLGRDLLLAIAAASLIGALAIGWFYVRRHLVARLRVLTEAATSIAGGQSSALPPQTGNDELGDLARALAVFRQTRDDLIQAAKLAALGQMAAGLSHELNQPLAAIRSHAHNGARLLERGRPEEARKAIGRIQALTTRAAELIAHLRRFARKPGVVLVPVEVGAVIETALSLFGPRFEAERVRLRREVPAGKLYVHAEEIRLEQVLVNLIANALDAVAGTEGATIAVGARRAGHGVAIWVEDSGPGIDRVHLERIFDPFFTTKPVGSGLGLGLSLSYNIIKDLGGTLSVAATGPAGTRFLITLEGTTLHVMAPLEIDA
- a CDS encoding sigma-54 dependent transcriptional regulator, producing MSAPQIILVDDDAEVLEAWRLTLELEGFTVLARRSGDAALTGLARESAVVLVSDVRMPGRDGFGLLSAVTAIDAEIPVVLITGHADVPMAVKAIREGAWDFVEKPADPVRLIETIRRASEYRRLIIENRALKAGAAPEDPWAARLVGHSPAIARLRGRLALLAEADTDVLLFGETGTGKEVAARALHDLCSRRAGRFVAVNCGAIPETMIESELFGHEAGAFTGARERRIGKIEHASGGTLFLDEIESMPIAAQVRLLRALQERRIERLGSNKEIAVDIRIVAATKTDLAALARAGGFREDLVYRLNVVTLRLPPLRDRREDIPVLFQHFLALAAARIGRSAPPLGRDALQRLTRQDWPGNVRELRNAAERSLLGMDEDFEDADAGMAASGGAGRTLEEEVAIAEAAAIGAALKRHGGRIGVTAAALGITRKTLYLKMRRYGLNGSAALAD
- a CDS encoding UbiX family flavin prenyltransferase, whose protein sequence is MSRAVRVVVGISGASGAAIGLRVLERLAEAKRIETHLVISPAAERTLATEIDPGAPARARALAAQCHDHRDIGASIASGSFRTAGMIVAPCSMRSLSAIAYGQLGDLLTRAADVQLKERRRLVLVARESPLHLGHLRAMAQVTEYGAIIAPPVPAFYLKPTDIAAIVDQIAARAIGLLGLDCGEAAPAEWRGEEA
- a CDS encoding UbiD family decarboxylase: MPIRDLPRFRDLSAFLGHLDAAGQLRRIAEPVSVVHEITEIHRRVIADNGPALLFERPVRADGTVSAMPLLTNLFGTVERVAWGLGVAAENIPTLGRTLAELREPRPPRGLKQAWQALPLARAALSMRPRESRRAPVQELVFRGEAIDLGGLPVQLCWPGEPAPLITWPLVLTVPPEPSAGDESNLGVYRMQVIGRDRAILRWLAHRGGARHHAQWRKAGREMPVAVVIGADPATILSAVLPLPETVAELNFSGLLRGERPSLVPCVSVPLAVPAEAEIVIEGLVSPEETAPEGPYGDHTGYYNAVEPFPVMRVTAVTMRRSALYLSTFTGRAPDEPSRIGEALNVLFLPLLQRQFPEVTDVWLPPEACSYRIAVVAIAKRYPGQARRLMLGLWSLLPQFSYTKLVIVVDEDIDPRDWAQVMWAVATRADASRDLVTLTDTPIDYLDFASPKPGLGGKLGIDATNKLPPETERDWGRPMAMDPAVVARIDALWPALGLAP